One Peromyscus leucopus breed LL Stock chromosome 4, UCI_PerLeu_2.1, whole genome shotgun sequence genomic region harbors:
- the Rgs19 gene encoding regulator of G-protein signaling 19 isoform X3, with product MRLRNSTQDQRRRTGPPRCPAMMQLPQDPPVAIPAAYAGAAAAAVPGLTWSGPNACSTPPSPEEVQSWAQSFDKLMHSPTGRSVFRAFLRTEYSEENMLFWLACEELKAEANQHVVDEKARLIYEDYVSILSPKEVSLDSRVREGINRKMQEPSPHTFDDAQLQIYTLMHRDSYPRFLTSPTYRSLLLQGAPQSSSEA from the exons ATGAGGCTGAGAAACAG CACACAGGACCAGAGGAGGCGGACAGGCCCCCCTCGATGTCCAGCCATGATGCAGCTCCCTCAGGACCCCCCAGTCGCAATCCCTGCTGCTtatgctggtgctgctgctgcagctgttcCTG GTCTGACATGGTCCGGCCCTAATGCCTGCAGCACTCCACCAAGCCCTGAGGAAGTACAAAGCTGGGCACAGTCCTTTGACAAGTTGATGCATAGCCCCACGGGCCGCAGTGTGTTCCGGGCATTCCTACGCACAGAATACAGTGAAGAGAACATGCTCTTCTGGCTGGCCTGTGAGGAATTGAAAGCAGAGGCCAACCAACATGTGGTGGATGAGAAGGCGCGACTTATCTATGAGGACTACGTGTCCATCCTGTCCCCCAAGGAG GTGAGCCTGGACTCTCGTGTGCGAGAAGGCATCAATAGGAAGATGCAGGAGCCATCGCCACACACGTTTGATGATGCACAGCTGCAGATCTACACCCTCATGCACCGGGACTCCTATCCTCGCTTCCTCACCTCCCCCACCTACCGTTCTCTGCTACTCCAGGGGGCCCCACAGTCCTCCTCTGAGGCCTAG
- the Rgs19 gene encoding regulator of G-protein signaling 19 isoform X1 — protein MPLPFSRSSTPGKYNSSYFCVLVCMLGDLGTHHLGNRVRWLPGCSDGPELAPQNLGDPLHPPMPTPHEAEKQHTGPEEADRPPSMSSHDAAPSGPPSRNPCCLCWCCCCSCSWNQERQRAWQASRESKLQPLPSCEVCTPPSPEEVQSWAQSFDKLMHSPTGRSVFRAFLRTEYSEENMLFWLACEELKAEANQHVVDEKARLIYEDYVSILSPKEVSLDSRVREGINRKMQEPSPHTFDDAQLQIYTLMHRDSYPRFLTSPTYRSLLLQGAPQSSSEA, from the exons ATGCCCCTTCCTTTCTCTAGAAGCTCAACTCCAGGGAAGTACAACTCAAGCTACTTCTGTGTCCTGGTTTGCATGCTTGGAGACTTGGGAACCCACCATCTCGGAAATCGAGTCCGGTG GCTCCCAGGCTGCAGTGACGGTCCAGAGCTGGCACCACAGAACCTGGGCgaccccctccacccacccatgcCCACCCCACATGAGGCTGAGAAACAG CACACAGGACCAGAGGAGGCGGACAGGCCCCCCTCGATGTCCAGCCATGATGCAGCTCCCTCAGGACCCCCCAGTCGCAATCCCTGCTGCTtatgctggtgctgctgctgcagctgttcCTG GAACCAAGAACGGCAGCGAGCTTGGCAGGCTTCTCGGGAAAGCAAGCTGCAACCCCTCCCCAGCTGTGAAGTTTG CACTCCACCAAGCCCTGAGGAAGTACAAAGCTGGGCACAGTCCTTTGACAAGTTGATGCATAGCCCCACGGGCCGCAGTGTGTTCCGGGCATTCCTACGCACAGAATACAGTGAAGAGAACATGCTCTTCTGGCTGGCCTGTGAGGAATTGAAAGCAGAGGCCAACCAACATGTGGTGGATGAGAAGGCGCGACTTATCTATGAGGACTACGTGTCCATCCTGTCCCCCAAGGAG GTGAGCCTGGACTCTCGTGTGCGAGAAGGCATCAATAGGAAGATGCAGGAGCCATCGCCACACACGTTTGATGATGCACAGCTGCAGATCTACACCCTCATGCACCGGGACTCCTATCCTCGCTTCCTCACCTCCCCCACCTACCGTTCTCTGCTACTCCAGGGGGCCCCACAGTCCTCCTCTGAGGCCTAG
- the Rgs19 gene encoding regulator of G-protein signaling 19 isoform X2, which translates to MPTPHEAEKQHTGPEEADRPPSMSSHDAAPSGPPSRNPCCLCWCCCCSCSWNQERQRAWQASRESKLQPLPSCEVCTPPSPEEVQSWAQSFDKLMHSPTGRSVFRAFLRTEYSEENMLFWLACEELKAEANQHVVDEKARLIYEDYVSILSPKEVSLDSRVREGINRKMQEPSPHTFDDAQLQIYTLMHRDSYPRFLTSPTYRSLLLQGAPQSSSEA; encoded by the exons atgcCCACCCCACATGAGGCTGAGAAACAG CACACAGGACCAGAGGAGGCGGACAGGCCCCCCTCGATGTCCAGCCATGATGCAGCTCCCTCAGGACCCCCCAGTCGCAATCCCTGCTGCTtatgctggtgctgctgctgcagctgttcCTG GAACCAAGAACGGCAGCGAGCTTGGCAGGCTTCTCGGGAAAGCAAGCTGCAACCCCTCCCCAGCTGTGAAGTTTG CACTCCACCAAGCCCTGAGGAAGTACAAAGCTGGGCACAGTCCTTTGACAAGTTGATGCATAGCCCCACGGGCCGCAGTGTGTTCCGGGCATTCCTACGCACAGAATACAGTGAAGAGAACATGCTCTTCTGGCTGGCCTGTGAGGAATTGAAAGCAGAGGCCAACCAACATGTGGTGGATGAGAAGGCGCGACTTATCTATGAGGACTACGTGTCCATCCTGTCCCCCAAGGAG GTGAGCCTGGACTCTCGTGTGCGAGAAGGCATCAATAGGAAGATGCAGGAGCCATCGCCACACACGTTTGATGATGCACAGCTGCAGATCTACACCCTCATGCACCGGGACTCCTATCCTCGCTTCCTCACCTCCCCCACCTACCGTTCTCTGCTACTCCAGGGGGCCCCACAGTCCTCCTCTGAGGCCTAG
- the Rgs19 gene encoding regulator of G-protein signaling 19 isoform X4: MRLRNRNQERQRAWQASRESKLQPLPSCEVCTPPSPEEVQSWAQSFDKLMHSPTGRSVFRAFLRTEYSEENMLFWLACEELKAEANQHVVDEKARLIYEDYVSILSPKEVSLDSRVREGINRKMQEPSPHTFDDAQLQIYTLMHRDSYPRFLTSPTYRSLLLQGAPQSSSEA; this comes from the exons ATGAGGCTGAGAAACAG GAACCAAGAACGGCAGCGAGCTTGGCAGGCTTCTCGGGAAAGCAAGCTGCAACCCCTCCCCAGCTGTGAAGTTTG CACTCCACCAAGCCCTGAGGAAGTACAAAGCTGGGCACAGTCCTTTGACAAGTTGATGCATAGCCCCACGGGCCGCAGTGTGTTCCGGGCATTCCTACGCACAGAATACAGTGAAGAGAACATGCTCTTCTGGCTGGCCTGTGAGGAATTGAAAGCAGAGGCCAACCAACATGTGGTGGATGAGAAGGCGCGACTTATCTATGAGGACTACGTGTCCATCCTGTCCCCCAAGGAG GTGAGCCTGGACTCTCGTGTGCGAGAAGGCATCAATAGGAAGATGCAGGAGCCATCGCCACACACGTTTGATGATGCACAGCTGCAGATCTACACCCTCATGCACCGGGACTCCTATCCTCGCTTCCTCACCTCCCCCACCTACCGTTCTCTGCTACTCCAGGGGGCCCCACAGTCCTCCTCTGAGGCCTAG
- the Lkaaear1 gene encoding protein LKAAEAR1 isoform X2 — MPSPGVKGARERAKKSEPGAGAGKKGMKGPWTTEPPKPGWALTQERLTAMLPKQRHRYLLFGDLLDDAGAAASIFPRESVEIPYCMPDPRMWTQAFEPPAERQNRLLGVLKAAEARGRVRALRLRYTRMRAEEIALLIQKQGSARAAIRLELFLPPQLKPTKIPDPLGRQERRRVETILEEAVDGSIFPR; from the exons ATGCCATCCCCGGGAGTAAAGGGTGCACGGGAGCGGGCCAAAAAGAGTGAACCAGGAGCTGGAGCTGGCAAGAAAGGCATGAAGGGCCCGTGGACTACAGAGCCTCCGAAGCCAGGCTGGGCTTTGACTCAGGAGAGGCTGACGGCCATGCTCCCCAAACAACGCCACCGCTACCTGCTCTTTGGAGACCTGCTCGACGACGCAGGCGCGGCCGCCTCCATCTTTCCACGCGAGTCAGTGGAGATACCCTACTGCATGCCCGACCCACGCATGTGGACGCAGGCATTTGAACCACCAGCTGAGCGTCAGAATAGGCTTCTGGGCGTTCTCAAGGCCGCAGAAGCCCGCGGCCGAGTGCGGGCGCTGAGGTTGCGCTACACCCGAATGAGG GCAGAGGAAATCGCTCTCCTGATCCAGAAGCAGGGCTCCGCACGCGCCGCCATCCGGCTAGAACTGTTCCTACCACCCCAACTGAAGCCCACGAAGATCCCCGATCCTCTGGGCCGTCAAGAG CGGAGGCGTGTTGAGACAATCCTGGAAGAGGCTGTAGATGGCAGCATCTTCCCACGATGA
- the Lkaaear1 gene encoding protein LKAAEAR1 isoform X1, whose protein sequence is MPSPGVKGARERAKKSEPGAGAGKKGMKGPWTTEPPKPGWALTQERLTAMLPKQRHRYLLFGDLLDDAGAAASIFPRESVEIPYCMPDPRMWTQAFEPPAERQNRLLGVLKAAEARGRVRALRLRYTRMRVCKGPTGSAPPPKEGPPCWREEADRGLPLDSSPGLLSKLGSQAEEIALLIQKQGSARAAIRLELFLPPQLKPTKIPDPLGRQERRRVETILEEAVDGSIFPR, encoded by the exons ATGCCATCCCCGGGAGTAAAGGGTGCACGGGAGCGGGCCAAAAAGAGTGAACCAGGAGCTGGAGCTGGCAAGAAAGGCATGAAGGGCCCGTGGACTACAGAGCCTCCGAAGCCAGGCTGGGCTTTGACTCAGGAGAGGCTGACGGCCATGCTCCCCAAACAACGCCACCGCTACCTGCTCTTTGGAGACCTGCTCGACGACGCAGGCGCGGCCGCCTCCATCTTTCCACGCGAGTCAGTGGAGATACCCTACTGCATGCCCGACCCACGCATGTGGACGCAGGCATTTGAACCACCAGCTGAGCGTCAGAATAGGCTTCTGGGCGTTCTCAAGGCCGCAGAAGCCCGCGGCCGAGTGCGGGCGCTGAGGTTGCGCTACACCCGAATGAGGGTATGCAAAGGGCCTACTGGAAGCGCCCCTCCCCCGAAAGAGGGCCCACCCtgctggagggaggaggcagataGAGGGTTGCCTCTGGACAGCTCGCCAGGGTTGCTCAGTAAGCTCGGTTCCCAGGCAGAGGAAATCGCTCTCCTGATCCAGAAGCAGGGCTCCGCACGCGCCGCCATCCGGCTAGAACTGTTCCTACCACCCCAACTGAAGCCCACGAAGATCCCCGATCCTCTGGGCCGTCAAGAG CGGAGGCGTGTTGAGACAATCCTGGAAGAGGCTGTAGATGGCAGCATCTTCCCACGATGA